In Exiguobacterium acetylicum, the genomic stretch TCGTTTCTTGCTTGATTATTATCAATTCGCGGAAGACGAGACGGCGCTCCATATGGTCATGCGTTCATTGATCGCGATGCGTGACGGTGGGATGACCGATCAAGTCGGCTACGGTCTGTTCCGCTATACGGTCGATGCCAAGTGGGAAATTCCTCATTTCGAGAAGATGCTGTACGACAATGCTTGGTTCGCGACCTTATGCATCGAGACATATCAAGTGACCGGACAAATCCGCTTCCGACGTTACGCGGAAGAAGTCCTATCGTTCACAGAACATGAGCTGACCGCACCGGACGGAACCTTCTACGCCGCACTGGATGCAGATAGCGAAGGAGGCGAAGGACACTATTATACGTTTACGGCAGCTGAACTGACGGAATTACTCGGACCAGACGCACTGTTCCCGCGCTTCTACCATGCTTCACCATCAGGAAATTTTGAAGGACGAAACATCTTTTACCGGACGGGACGAACACTTGAGGCATTCGCACGTTCTGTTCCCTTGTCTCCTGCTGAGACAGCGGCGCAACTCGAACGCGAGCGCCTGCTTCTTCTTCGTGCGCGAAATGAACGTCCGCGTCCGTTTCGTGACGATAAGCGCTTGACATCGTGGAACGCGATGATGATCTCGACGTTCGCTAAAGCCGGTCGTGTCTTTGATGAACCGCATTATACACGCGTTGCAACGCGTGCGATGACATCGCTCGAGCGCTTCGTCCGAACGGAGAATCAACTTGCCGTTCATTACCGCGATGGACAAGCAACCGGACATGGATTCCTCGATGACTATGCTTATTTGATTGATGCACATCTTGAACTGTTCCAATCAACACGACGGGCGCTTCATCTAAAGGAAGCTTTAGCACTTGCAGATGTGCTACAAGGTCAGTTCCAGACAGTAGACGGCTATTTTTATCTGACATCTTCACGCTCCGATGAGCTACTCGTTCGTCCACTTGATCTGTATGATGGGGTCACACCTGCCGGAAACAGTGTTGCCTTACACGCCTTCTTCACGCTCAGTCGCCTCACCGGGCGTCTCGTCTATCAGGAAAGTGCCGAACGGGCTCTTGCGGCATTAGTCGAAGAAGTCGAGCAACAACCAACAGGCTT encodes the following:
- a CDS encoding thioredoxin domain-containing protein; translation: MSNRLIHETSPYLLQHAHQPVDWYPWGEDAFTAARESGKPIFLSIGYSTCHWCHVLSHESFEDEETARLLNERYIAIKVDREERPDIDHLYMTAAQVMNGQGGWPLSVFMTADQQPFYIGTYFPKTPQFNRPSFRQVTLQLSEQFRRSPEKIAQVGQNMSQTLRDVLQPANSTHTWDESIIHETFDQAMRQFDRQHGGFGEAPKFPSPALLRFLLDYYQFAEDETALHMVMRSLIAMRDGGMTDQVGYGLFRYTVDAKWEIPHFEKMLYDNAWFATLCIETYQVTGQIRFRRYAEEVLSFTEHELTAPDGTFYAALDADSEGGEGHYYTFTAAELTELLGPDALFPRFYHASPSGNFEGRNIFYRTGRTLEAFARSVPLSPAETAAQLERERLLLLRARNERPRPFRDDKRLTSWNAMMISTFAKAGRVFDEPHYTRVATRAMTSLERFVRTENQLAVHYRDGQATGHGFLDDYAYLIDAHLELFQSTRRALHLKEALALADVLQGQFQTVDGYFYLTSSRSDELLVRPLDLYDGVTPAGNSVALHAFFTLSRLTGRLVYQESAERALAALVEEVEQQPTGFASLVSTFTYRQMEPKELIILIPEESEIPIEINQLHQMRLPEVALLIGTKRDLLPLVPLIADYPEPNVPTAYLCHDFSCERPTTNLTELLARLNI